The DNA region CACCAGTCCTCCCTCCTCGAGAATGTCAATCATGACCTGAGGAAGCGGAGGGACGGAGAGCTCAATCCCTTTCGTGTGGTTTATGACCTTCCCTTCTTTGAGATCCACGGTAACCTCGTCTCCGGTTTCGAAGGAATCGGTATCGCACTCGACCACAAAAAGACCGCAGTTTATGGCGTTTCGGAAGAAAATCCGGGCAAAGGACTTGGCGAGAATCCCCCGGATACCGCAGGCAAGGAGAGCCCGGGGGGCCTGCTCTCGGGAGGAACCGCAGCCGAAATTCTTCCCCGCCGCAATGAAATCCCCTGGTTGCACCCGAGTTGCAAACCCCGGGTCGATGTCCTCCATGACGTGCCGAGCAAGCTCCTGCATGTCCAGAGTTTTGAACTTGTACTTCCCAGAGATGATGTAGTCCGTATTGATATCGTCACCGAACTTGTGGACGTGTCCTCGAAGACGCATAGTTCTCACCCCAGGTACTTTCTCGGATCGGTAATCTTCCCCTCAATGGCCGAAGCTGCCACCGTTGCGGGAGAAGCAAGGTAGATGGAGGCTTCCCGGTTCCCCATACGTCCCCGGAAGTTCCGGTTCGCCGTGGAAATGACGTTCCATCCATCCCCCGGGATTCCCTGGTGCGTCCCCACGCAGGGACCGCATCCGGGAGTGACAAAAACCCCTCCCGCCCGCACGATATCCTCTACCCAGCCTTTCTCAAGGGCAAAAAGGAAAACCTCCCGGGAGGCCGGAGCCACAATGAATCGCACTTCCGGATGCACCTTTCGACCCCGCAGAATCTGCGCCGCCACCTCCAGGTCAGGAATCCTTCCGTTCGTGCACGTTCCAAGGAAAGCCTCCTGAATCGGGATACCCTCGGCTTCTGTCACAGGTTTTACGTTATCCACCCGGTGCGGGAAGGCCACCTGAGGAAGGAGATTCGAGCAGTCAATCTCTAAGACCCTTGCGTACTCCGCATCCGGGTCAGGAAGCACCACCTCAAAAGGCCGATTCGTGCGTTCCCGAACCCAGGAAATTGTCTTTGCATCCGGAGGCACAAGACCGGCTTTTGCACCGACTTCAACCGCCATATTGGTGATGGTTGCCCGCTCCTCCACGCTCAGGCGCTCCACCACCGGACCATGGAACTCAATTGCCTGGTACGTTGCCCCATCAGCCCCAAGAAGGTGGGCAATGTGGAGGATGATGTCCTTGGCGTAAACGCCCTTTGGGAGCTCCCCCAAAAGCCTCACGCAAACGGTCTCTGGGACCTTGAACCAGAGCTTTCCGGTCATCATGACGACCGCAAGCTCGGTACTCCCAATACCGGTGGAAAACGCCCCTAAGGCCCCGTACGTGCAGGTGTGGGAATCGGCGCCCACCACGAGATCCCCCGGCACCACAAGGCCACGGCTCATCATGAGCTCATGGCACACTCCTTCTCCCACCTCAAACACCCGAATGCCAAAGCGTCGGGCAAAAGACCGCATGAGGTCATGGAGACGGGAAACGGACTCAAGGGGACTCGGAGCGTTGTGGTCGATGACGAAGACAATCCGATCCGGGCGGAACACGGATTTCCCGTTCATCTCTTCAAAAGACTGGATGGCTAAGGGAGTTGTGCCGTCCTGACCCATGGCCCAGTCAACCTCTGCCACCACGATATCTCCTGGGCGGACCGGTTTCCCAACTTTGCGCTCGAAGATTTTCTCAGCCATTGTCTTACCCATGCGACTTCCCCGCTTCCTTGACGAAGTTTCGGCAAAATAATACATTACAGGGAAAAAGAAAGTCAACGAGAGGAGGAGTTTTCGTGCACCCTGCCGAGGAAGTGGAACGCATCGTCCGCTGGATAGAGGAACAGGTTAGAAAGGCCCAGGCTCAGGGACTTGTCTTTGGGATGAGCGGGGGCATAGATTCCTCAGTTGTCGCCGTTCTTGCCCAGAGAGCCTGTGGCAAAAACATTCTGGGACTCATCATGCCCTGCTACAGCAATCCCGAGGACCTCGAGGACGCCAAAATGGTGGCCGAAGCGTTCGGTATCCCCTACCAGGTGGTGCCCCTTGAGAAGCCCTTTGACGCCTTCCTTGCCATTCTTGGGGAAGAGCACAACCCAAAAGCCCTGCCCCAGGCCAACCTCAAGCCTCGTCTGCGCATGTGCACGCTCTACTTTTTTGCCAATAAACTCAACTACCTCGTCTGCGGCTCGGGCAACCGCAGTGAACTCACCGTCGGGTACTTCACGAAATACGGTGATGGAGGTGTGGATATCGCGCCTCTTGCCCACCTCACCAAAAAGGAGGTTCGAGAAATCGCTGCGTTTTTGGGGATTCCAGAGCGCATCATCACCAAACCCCCTTCGGCAGGTCTCTGGCCCGGTCAGACCGACGAGGGCGAGATGGGGTTAACCTACGAGGTTTTAGACCGGTTCCTCCTTGGTGATACTGTTCAGGAATCGGACCGGGCAAAAATCCTCTCCCTCGCAGAGAAAAGCGCTCACAAAAGGAGGCTCCCTGCGATGCTATTTCCCCCCGAGGAGCTTGCGCTTCCGGGCAAGAAAGTCTAAGAGCTCCTCACAGGTGAAGGTGTTGAGAACATCCTCCTTGCGGAGCCAGGCCCTCCGGGCCTGAGCAACCCCATAGCGCATGTACTCCAAAGACCCCGGGTCATGGGCATCGGTGGAAATGACAATTTTGACTCCTTCTTGTGCTGCCCTTCGGGCATCCACGTCTCTTAAGTCCAGGCGCTCCGGCTGGGCGTTGATTTCCAAAGCGGTGTGCGTGGATTTCGCCATGGCAATAAGGGCGTCGATATTCATCTCTGAAGCATCACGCCGGCCGATGATGCGCCCTGTCGGGTGGCTTATCACCTGAACGTAGGGATTCCGCATGGCAAGCTCGAGGCGCTTGAGAATTTTTTCCTCTTTCTGGGTGAGCCCCGAGTGCAATCCCGCAACCACAACATCAAGAAGGGCGAGTTCTGCATCGGGAAAATCGATGGACCCATCGCTCAGGATATTGGCTTCCACCCCGTTGAGCACGAGGAGCTCCCGGTGCTTCTCATTCCACCGGCGTATCTCCTTCTCCCGCTCGTGAACCTCCTCAGGAGTGAGCCCAGAGGCCACAGCAAGGGACTGGGTATGGTCGCAAATGGCAAGGTACTCGTACCCCAAAGCCCGAGCCGCTTCGGCCATCTCCTCAATGGAAGCGATGCCATCGCTCCAGTGGGAGTGGACGTGAAGGTCTCCCCGGATATCCTCCATGGTCACAAGGACCGGAAGTTTTTTCTCCAGGGCACACTCAATCTCCCCCTGGTCCTCCCGGAGTTCCGGGGGAATCCACTCCATACCGAGAACCTCGTAGATATCCTCTTCCCTTTCCCCTCCCACCCGCTCGTTCGTGTCGAGCCGGAAAATGCCGTACTCGTTCACCTTGAAGCCTTTTTTGAGGGCAATTTCCCGAAGCTTAATGTTGTGGGCCTTGGAACCGGTGAAGTACTGG from Candidatus Caldatribacterium sp. includes:
- a CDS encoding 3-isopropylmalate dehydratase small subunit; its protein translation is MRLRGHVHKFGDDINTDYIISGKYKFKTLDMQELARHVMEDIDPGFATRVQPGDFIAAGKNFGCGSSREQAPRALLACGIRGILAKSFARIFFRNAINCGLFVVECDTDSFETGDEVTVDLKEGKVINHTKGIELSVPPLPQVMIDILEEGGLVNYFKKYGSFERV
- a CDS encoding 3-isopropylmalate dehydratase large subunit, translating into MGKTMAEKIFERKVGKPVRPGDIVVAEVDWAMGQDGTTPLAIQSFEEMNGKSVFRPDRIVFVIDHNAPSPLESVSRLHDLMRSFARRFGIRVFEVGEGVCHELMMSRGLVVPGDLVVGADSHTCTYGALGAFSTGIGSTELAVVMMTGKLWFKVPETVCVRLLGELPKGVYAKDIILHIAHLLGADGATYQAIEFHGPVVERLSVEERATITNMAVEVGAKAGLVPPDAKTISWVRERTNRPFEVVLPDPDAEYARVLEIDCSNLLPQVAFPHRVDNVKPVTEAEGIPIQEAFLGTCTNGRIPDLEVAAQILRGRKVHPEVRFIVAPASREVFLFALEKGWVEDIVRAGGVFVTPGCGPCVGTHQGIPGDGWNVISTANRNFRGRMGNREASIYLASPATVAASAIEGKITDPRKYLG
- the nadE gene encoding NAD(+) synthase, whose protein sequence is MHPAEEVERIVRWIEEQVRKAQAQGLVFGMSGGIDSSVVAVLAQRACGKNILGLIMPCYSNPEDLEDAKMVAEAFGIPYQVVPLEKPFDAFLAILGEEHNPKALPQANLKPRLRMCTLYFFANKLNYLVCGSGNRSELTVGYFTKYGDGGVDIAPLAHLTKKEVREIAAFLGIPERIITKPPSAGLWPGQTDEGEMGLTYEVLDRFLLGDTVQESDRAKILSLAEKSAHKRRLPAMLFPPEELALPGKKV
- the polX gene encoding DNA polymerase/3'-5' exonuclease PolX, with the protein product MRNQEVAKILHDIAVLLDIKGESRFRVVAYEEAARRIENWPEPIEEVWKNGKLEDIPGIGQSIASKIAEYLATGKMTYFEELAREIPPELIELTEVPGVGPKIAKLLYEQLGVRTIEDLERAVQEKKLRNLPRLGPKSEEKIAKGLEMFRRKTGRMLLGQALPLVESIIAFLQEKTGIAKIGPAGSIRRMKETIGDIDILAAAKDPKPIMDAFVALPQVREVLARGDTKSSIVTHEGIQVDLRVVEEGCFGAALQYFTGSKAHNIKLREIALKKGFKVNEYGIFRLDTNERVGGEREEDIYEVLGMEWIPPELREDQGEIECALEKKLPVLVTMEDIRGDLHVHSHWSDGIASIEEMAEAARALGYEYLAICDHTQSLAVASGLTPEEVHEREKEIRRWNEKHRELLVLNGVEANILSDGSIDFPDAELALLDVVVAGLHSGLTQKEEKILKRLELAMRNPYVQVISHPTGRIIGRRDASEMNIDALIAMAKSTHTALEINAQPERLDLRDVDARRAAQEGVKIVISTDAHDPGSLEYMRYGVAQARRAWLRKEDVLNTFTCEELLDFLARKRKLLGGK